One window of Phalacrocorax carbo chromosome 1, bPhaCar2.1, whole genome shotgun sequence genomic DNA carries:
- the MDM2 gene encoding E3 ubiquitin-protein ligase Mdm2 isoform X3: MVKPKPLLLKLLKLAGAEKDTFTMKEVIFYLGQYIMSKQLYDEKQQHIVHCANDLLGDLFGVASFSVKEHRRLYSMISRNLVAINQQDSTLADPPEEDARFQLGEENVLKESMQELEEKQTSSNVTSRPTTSSRRRQHSESEENSSDDLHSDRRKRHKSDSISLTFDESLSWCVVSGLCRERSNSSDSTDSLSIPDLDASSLSENSDWFDHSSVSDQFSVEFEVESIYSEDYSHNEEGQELTDEDDEVYQLTIYQDEDSDADSFDEDPEISLADYWKCLECNEMNPPLPRHCHRCWALREDWLPDEKSEKSVKSKLESSLPLESEEGFDVPDCKKVKMTEDKEPAAEENEEKAVQTSESQESEDYSQPSTSSSMFCSSQEDYKEPEKREMQDKEEGVESSLPVTSIEPCVICQSRPKNGCIVHGKTGHLMSCFTCARKLKKRNKPCPVCRQPIQMIVLTYFS, translated from the exons ATG GTTAAACCAAAGCCACTGTTGTTGAAGTTGTTAAAGTTAGCTGGTGCAGAAAAGGACACTTTTACTATGAAGGAG GTAATATTCTATCTTGGACAATATATTATGTCTAAACAATTATATGATGAAAAACAGCAACATATTGTACACTGTGCAAATGATCTCCTGGGGGATTTATTTGGAGTAGCAAGCTTTTCAGTAAAAGAACACAg GCGACTGTATTCCATGATTTCCAGAAATCTGGTAGCAATCAACCAACAAG ACTCTACACTTGCTGACCCACCTGAGGAGGATGCCAGatttcagcttggagaagaaaatgttctgaag GAATCCATGCAAGAGTTGGAAGAGAAGCAGACTTCATCAAACGTGACTTCCCGACCAACTACATCTTCTAGGAGGAGACAACACAGTGAATCTG AAGAAAACTCTTCAGATGACCTGCATAGCGACAGAAGAAAGCGACACAAGTCAGACAGCATTTCGTTGACGTTTGATGAAAGTCTCTCATGGTGCGTAGTCAGCGGTCTGTGCCGTGAAAGAAGCAATAGCAGTGATTCAACAGATTCTCTTTCCATTCCt gATCTTGATGCCAGTTCACTAAGTGAAAACTCTGATTGGTTTGACCACAGTTCTGTTTCAGACCAGTTTAGTGTAGAATTTGAAGTTGAGTCTATTTATTCAGAAGATTATAGCCATAATGAAGAAGGACAGGAGCTTACAGATGAAGATGATGAG GTGTATCAGCTAACTATTTACCAGGATGAAGACAGTGATGCTGACTCATTTGATGAAGATCCAGAGATTTCTCTAGCT GATTACTGGAAGTGTCTGGAATGTAACGAAATGAATCCTCCGTTACCACGACATTGCCACAGATGCTGGGCCCTTCGGGAGGACTGGCTTCCAGATGAAAAGAGTGAGAAATCAGTAAAGAGCAAGTTAGAAAGCTCCCTCCCCCTGGAGTCCGAAGAAGGTTTTGATGTTCCTGACTgcaagaaagtgaaaatgactGAAGATAAAGAaccagctgcagaggagaaCGAGGAGAAAGCAGTACAAACTTCCGAGTCCCAGGAAAGCGAAGATTATTCTCAGCCATCGACATCGAGCAGCATGTTCTGTAGCAGTCAGGAGGACTATAAGGAGCCCGAGAAGAGAGAAATGCAAGACAAAGAGGAAGGCGTGGAATCCAGTCTACCCGTTACCAGCATAGAGCCCTGTGTCATATGTCAGAGCAGACCTAAAAATGGCTGCATAGTGCATGGCAAAACGGGACACCTCATGTCGTGCTTTACGTGCGCAAGAAAGCTTAAGAAGAGGAACAAACCCTGCCCGGTGTGCCGGCAGCCCATACAAATGATCGTACTAACTTATTTTAGCTAG
- the MDM2 gene encoding E3 ubiquitin-protein ligase Mdm2 isoform X1 translates to MCNTNMSSLTDASSVTASEQEALVKPKPLLLKLLKLAGAEKDTFTMKEVIFYLGQYIMSKQLYDEKQQHIVHCANDLLGDLFGVASFSVKEHRRLYSMISRNLVAINQQDSTLADPPEEDARFQLGEENVLKESMQELEEKQTSSNVTSRPTTSSRRRQHSESEENSSDDLHSDRRKRHKSDSISLTFDESLSWCVVSGLCRERSNSSDSTDSLSIPDLDASSLSENSDWFDHSSVSDQFSVEFEVESIYSEDYSHNEEGQELTDEDDEVYQLTIYQDEDSDADSFDEDPEISLADYWKCLECNEMNPPLPRHCHRCWALREDWLPDEKSEKSVKSKLESSLPLESEEGFDVPDCKKVKMTEDKEPAAEENEEKAVQTSESQESEDYSQPSTSSSMFCSSQEDYKEPEKREMQDKEEGVESSLPVTSIEPCVICQSRPKNGCIVHGKTGHLMSCFTCARKLKKRNKPCPVCRQPIQMIVLTYFS, encoded by the exons ATGTGCAATACCAACATGTCCTCCCTTACGGATGCCTCGTCTGTCACCGCTTCGGAGCAAGAGGCGCTG GTTAAACCAAAGCCACTGTTGTTGAAGTTGTTAAAGTTAGCTGGTGCAGAAAAGGACACTTTTACTATGAAGGAG GTAATATTCTATCTTGGACAATATATTATGTCTAAACAATTATATGATGAAAAACAGCAACATATTGTACACTGTGCAAATGATCTCCTGGGGGATTTATTTGGAGTAGCAAGCTTTTCAGTAAAAGAACACAg GCGACTGTATTCCATGATTTCCAGAAATCTGGTAGCAATCAACCAACAAG ACTCTACACTTGCTGACCCACCTGAGGAGGATGCCAGatttcagcttggagaagaaaatgttctgaag GAATCCATGCAAGAGTTGGAAGAGAAGCAGACTTCATCAAACGTGACTTCCCGACCAACTACATCTTCTAGGAGGAGACAACACAGTGAATCTG AAGAAAACTCTTCAGATGACCTGCATAGCGACAGAAGAAAGCGACACAAGTCAGACAGCATTTCGTTGACGTTTGATGAAAGTCTCTCATGGTGCGTAGTCAGCGGTCTGTGCCGTGAAAGAAGCAATAGCAGTGATTCAACAGATTCTCTTTCCATTCCt gATCTTGATGCCAGTTCACTAAGTGAAAACTCTGATTGGTTTGACCACAGTTCTGTTTCAGACCAGTTTAGTGTAGAATTTGAAGTTGAGTCTATTTATTCAGAAGATTATAGCCATAATGAAGAAGGACAGGAGCTTACAGATGAAGATGATGAG GTGTATCAGCTAACTATTTACCAGGATGAAGACAGTGATGCTGACTCATTTGATGAAGATCCAGAGATTTCTCTAGCT GATTACTGGAAGTGTCTGGAATGTAACGAAATGAATCCTCCGTTACCACGACATTGCCACAGATGCTGGGCCCTTCGGGAGGACTGGCTTCCAGATGAAAAGAGTGAGAAATCAGTAAAGAGCAAGTTAGAAAGCTCCCTCCCCCTGGAGTCCGAAGAAGGTTTTGATGTTCCTGACTgcaagaaagtgaaaatgactGAAGATAAAGAaccagctgcagaggagaaCGAGGAGAAAGCAGTACAAACTTCCGAGTCCCAGGAAAGCGAAGATTATTCTCAGCCATCGACATCGAGCAGCATGTTCTGTAGCAGTCAGGAGGACTATAAGGAGCCCGAGAAGAGAGAAATGCAAGACAAAGAGGAAGGCGTGGAATCCAGTCTACCCGTTACCAGCATAGAGCCCTGTGTCATATGTCAGAGCAGACCTAAAAATGGCTGCATAGTGCATGGCAAAACGGGACACCTCATGTCGTGCTTTACGTGCGCAAGAAAGCTTAAGAAGAGGAACAAACCCTGCCCGGTGTGCCGGCAGCCCATACAAATGATCGTACTAACTTATTTTAGCTAG
- the MDM2 gene encoding E3 ubiquitin-protein ligase Mdm2 isoform X2: MCNTNMSSLTDASSVTASEQEALVKPKPLLLKLLKLAGAEKDTFTMKEVIFYLGQYIMSKQLYDEKQQHIVHCANDLLGDLFGVASFSVKEHRRLYSMISRNLVAINQQDSTLADPPEEDARFQLGEENVLKESMQELEEKQTSSNVTSRPTTSSRRRQHSESENSSDDLHSDRRKRHKSDSISLTFDESLSWCVVSGLCRERSNSSDSTDSLSIPDLDASSLSENSDWFDHSSVSDQFSVEFEVESIYSEDYSHNEEGQELTDEDDEVYQLTIYQDEDSDADSFDEDPEISLADYWKCLECNEMNPPLPRHCHRCWALREDWLPDEKSEKSVKSKLESSLPLESEEGFDVPDCKKVKMTEDKEPAAEENEEKAVQTSESQESEDYSQPSTSSSMFCSSQEDYKEPEKREMQDKEEGVESSLPVTSIEPCVICQSRPKNGCIVHGKTGHLMSCFTCARKLKKRNKPCPVCRQPIQMIVLTYFS; this comes from the exons ATGTGCAATACCAACATGTCCTCCCTTACGGATGCCTCGTCTGTCACCGCTTCGGAGCAAGAGGCGCTG GTTAAACCAAAGCCACTGTTGTTGAAGTTGTTAAAGTTAGCTGGTGCAGAAAAGGACACTTTTACTATGAAGGAG GTAATATTCTATCTTGGACAATATATTATGTCTAAACAATTATATGATGAAAAACAGCAACATATTGTACACTGTGCAAATGATCTCCTGGGGGATTTATTTGGAGTAGCAAGCTTTTCAGTAAAAGAACACAg GCGACTGTATTCCATGATTTCCAGAAATCTGGTAGCAATCAACCAACAAG ACTCTACACTTGCTGACCCACCTGAGGAGGATGCCAGatttcagcttggagaagaaaatgttctgaag GAATCCATGCAAGAGTTGGAAGAGAAGCAGACTTCATCAAACGTGACTTCCCGACCAACTACATCTTCTAGGAGGAGACAACACAGTGAATCTG AAAACTCTTCAGATGACCTGCATAGCGACAGAAGAAAGCGACACAAGTCAGACAGCATTTCGTTGACGTTTGATGAAAGTCTCTCATGGTGCGTAGTCAGCGGTCTGTGCCGTGAAAGAAGCAATAGCAGTGATTCAACAGATTCTCTTTCCATTCCt gATCTTGATGCCAGTTCACTAAGTGAAAACTCTGATTGGTTTGACCACAGTTCTGTTTCAGACCAGTTTAGTGTAGAATTTGAAGTTGAGTCTATTTATTCAGAAGATTATAGCCATAATGAAGAAGGACAGGAGCTTACAGATGAAGATGATGAG GTGTATCAGCTAACTATTTACCAGGATGAAGACAGTGATGCTGACTCATTTGATGAAGATCCAGAGATTTCTCTAGCT GATTACTGGAAGTGTCTGGAATGTAACGAAATGAATCCTCCGTTACCACGACATTGCCACAGATGCTGGGCCCTTCGGGAGGACTGGCTTCCAGATGAAAAGAGTGAGAAATCAGTAAAGAGCAAGTTAGAAAGCTCCCTCCCCCTGGAGTCCGAAGAAGGTTTTGATGTTCCTGACTgcaagaaagtgaaaatgactGAAGATAAAGAaccagctgcagaggagaaCGAGGAGAAAGCAGTACAAACTTCCGAGTCCCAGGAAAGCGAAGATTATTCTCAGCCATCGACATCGAGCAGCATGTTCTGTAGCAGTCAGGAGGACTATAAGGAGCCCGAGAAGAGAGAAATGCAAGACAAAGAGGAAGGCGTGGAATCCAGTCTACCCGTTACCAGCATAGAGCCCTGTGTCATATGTCAGAGCAGACCTAAAAATGGCTGCATAGTGCATGGCAAAACGGGACACCTCATGTCGTGCTTTACGTGCGCAAGAAAGCTTAAGAAGAGGAACAAACCCTGCCCGGTGTGCCGGCAGCCCATACAAATGATCGTACTAACTTATTTTAGCTAG